The Pelodiscus sinensis isolate JC-2024 chromosome 4, ASM4963464v1, whole genome shotgun sequence genomic sequence CTTGTCTGATGGCATTAGCACTTGCCAATCTTTTCCTGGTCAAAGTCAGAAATGTCGACATGTTCCTATCAAATTAGCACCATTCAAAACAGTTTCGGTTAACTTCACCCTCAACCAAAATCTCCTTGACTTCTCCCAAGAGACCTCATCCACCCTGCAAAACCAGACACTGATGGCCATCTCCCATGTATTTATACCCGCCTGAAATGATCCCTCCTAAGAAAGCAAAGGCTATTTTGTCCTATCTCCCATGCCCTAGCCCTAAATATATTCATGAAGATAGAAACCTAGAACAAGTGGCTGACCCTCCTTCACAACTATGGCACCCTGGCTGTAGCGACAGAGGGAAGTATGCGCACTTGCAGTGTTTCACAAACTTTTTGGTCTGGGAATTTCCttagtttttaaactttttaaattatttccccACAGGGAATGCTAAAGTCCAGGGCTATTAGGGAGCCAGTCTTGGGGAGACAGGATCAGAGAGTTAGattccttctttctttttcttccatcTTGCTAGAGGAGGCAGGgaatcctctctctttctctgtcccaCTGTCTCGGTTTTAGATCAGGTACAGCAGGCAAGCCAAGAGGACGAGGGTGCtgacagcagcagaggcagcatggctggcccagACTTCGTCAGGGTGCTTTTGTCCTATGATATTTGCCACGTCACGAGATTTCCGGCCCTTGGACTCCTTGATGAACTCTATATTAGGGACATATTCCTGGATCCAGTTCTGATAGGAGGTGAGGCGGCTATAGACTCCGGGGCGGTTTTTGATGGCACAGCCTTCGCCCCAGCTGACAACtccagccagcacccagacatCCCCTACTATGCACATCATGGGGCCTCCAGAGTCACCCTAAGGAAGAGAGGGAGAAGATTTAGTGCCCTGGGATGGGAGAATTGAAATTAATTAATTGATAATTAATGAGGTCATTAATTTATTTGTCAGTACCTTCCTGTTATTTTCTGCATATAAACTTGCACttttcaaaatttaaaattttcaaaatttcaaaatttcaaaattttcaaaatttcaaaatttcaaaatttgaaaattttcaaaatttgCAATTTTCAAAATCTCAAAATTTTCAAACTCAGTTCCTCTCTCAGAGTTTGTTTTCCTAGACTAAAAAAGCCAATTTGGGGTATGGGAGCTATTCTGAGCTTGACAAAGACCTCCTGCCTcagcagggccctgatctcagacCGGGCCTGTACACAATGGGAGCTTCTCTCTCAGTCAGAAGGGCTTGTGCAGATGGGAGCTATGAAATTGGGCAGCTGCATATTCACAGCAGGGCTCCAAAGGGATGGCTGCTCCAGaactaaaatgcagccacctctggggtggggattgGCAGGTGGATAAAAGTTGCACTGGGATGCTGCAAAGGGATTGCTTGCACAGAAGCCAGGCCTTGTCTGGTGGCCATAACCCTGGGCCCATTGCCACCCCGCCTActccctgggctgggagccaggactcctggggtctcttcctggctctgggaggagagtgggagctagtggttagagaagGGGTTGGGGGCCAGCACTCCTGGGGTCTCTGGCCCCTGGGCGCTCACATTGCAGGCGTCCCTCAAGCCCTCAGCGTAGCCGGCACAGATCATGTCGTCCTGGATGTCTCTGTAGGGCGGGCGGTTGACCCCGTTGGTGCGGTACAGGGACTTGCACGTCTTGGTGTCGATGATGGGGACTTGCAGCTTCTGCAGGGTCTGCGGGGACGGCAGGTCCACTGCAAGGGTACCAAGAGCCACGGTGAGGGGCTTGCTGtctgccccagccccttccctgtccccttgcgctcccccgccccatccTTCCCTCTCGACAGTTTGTTCCTCCCTTTCCTGGCTCTTccctgctctcctgcagcccctttccctggctttccccctgccctggctctctggtgcccctgctcccttcccgCTCTTTCATTCCTCCTCGCCGGCCCCCCGGCTCCATGCTGCCCTGCAGTCCTTCCTCTGCACAGTCTCTGTGTCCCTGCCCCCGACTTTCAGCCTCTGCCGGCCAAGCGCTGGCTCTGGTAACGCGCCTCCTCTCGCTTTCTTCCTTTGCTCTCTTTACGTGCTGGGTTTCTCTCTTGCTCGCTGTCttgctttctcttctccctcccatctTGCTGGCCCCACGTTGCCCGGGCCTATCCCAAGGCCCCATGCCCGCTGCGGGGGACCCGTGCCGACCTACCCCAGGGGCGCAGGTTGCCCCAGCCGGTCACCCAGCACTCTTTGCCCGGCGGGAATCGGATGGAGGTGTCCGGGAGGCAGATGGGCAGGATGTAGTCACTGAAATTGACCGGCGTGGCCAGCTGGATCAGGGCGATGTCCCCGCTCGTGGTCTGCCCGGCGTAGTTGGGGTTGGGGATGATGCGCTGCACAGGGCAGGCGCGCGAATGGGGGCCCGGGTTCTGCAGCTGGAGGATCCCCAGCACCACCCGGTACTGGGTCAGGTTCCGGAGCCTGGGAGGAGAAACCCATCAGGGCAGGTTAGGGGCTGAGGCAGTAGCAGAGAGGGGATGCGGCAGGAGTATCCCAGGGCTGGACTGACAAGAgctgcggggtgggagtgagggggcacggtggggctggcaggcgggcaggtgccggggggcagggcgggagcgagggggcagggtgggagcgagggggcagggtggggctggcaggtggggcgggagcgagggggcaggcggggccggCAGGCGGGGaggtgccggggggcagggcgggagcgagggggcaggcggggccggcaggcagggcaggtgccagggggcagggcgggagcgagggggcaggcggggccggcaggtggggcaggtgccggggggcaggcccggggagcccccacactcactggtaGAAGCAATGAGCGGCCGTGATCAGCCATTCCTGGTTGATGAGGGAGGCCCCGCACATGTGGACCCCTTTCCACTGGACACTGGCCTGCCAGGGGAACTCCCCCTCCTTGGTGTCGTTCCCCTCCACGATCCGGGTGAGGCTCACGTGGCGCCGCCCGCAGACTGCAGAGAGAAGGGACAGAGGGTAGGCGCCCGGCTTGGTGTGGGGGTTGCTCAGCCCTGGCTCCGGGGCGTGGACTCACCTTGGGTTCCTTGGCTCTGCTGGGCCCCTGCAATGCAAGGAGACAAGGTCAGAGGGGGAGACGTGGGGTCTAGGCCGCAGCCTTCTCCCGCCCCACCCCGGAGGCAGCGGAGAGACCAGCCGCGCCCCCAGTTCCACCCCCGAAGTGGCCGCCTCTCAGTGCCCGGCGAATCACTCCTGTGCTCCGTTGCCATGCGGCTGTtccccagctgttctaccccagaagtggccgcatCTTGGCGCCAGacaccccttccctcctccctttcacaGCTACCAACCGGCCGCCTGGAGCACTCAGCACGGCGCCCGCGAGCCAGGACAGGCTCCCAACGACCCGGAGGTGTTTAAAACAGAACCAACAGGGGGATTCGGGTGAGTTGCCCCCTCTGTGCCGTGGGAACCCACGTTCTCCTGGCAACGCTCGTTGGtttcccaccagctctgcccctttctcACCCCGGGAGCGCTTTGCAAAACCAGATGCGGGCTGGCCACCTTGCCGTCTCCCAGAAACAACTGGGGGGGAAAACGTGTTTTGCGCCGCCCGACCAGTTTGATTGGGACCTGTTGGGGCTGAGAGAGTCTGGCGCGAAGAGACGCTGGCTTCGCCATGTTGCAGAATGAGGCTCGGggaagaaacccccccccccccagagggctACTGGAAAGAAACTTTTGGATTGACCCAGTGTGGGACCCGCCGTCTCCTCCCGCGCCGATCGGGGCTTGGGCTGCCGAGCCTGATTTCAGctgggaggaaaagggaaactttCAAAAACATCAGTGGGGCAGGAAGCGGCTTCCTGCCCTGCTCTGATTTGGGAGTCTCGGGGCAATCGcttcaggctctctgcaaactCAGGCAGCCTGGTATATCAATCACCCTCCCGGGATCTGCCCCCCCATTCAcagtcccccaccccagtgctggagggtctCCGAGCTAGGCTGCACCCTGCCTGCTCCTAGAGGCAGGCTCACATTCCAGGGCTGGCGTGGGATCCGAGCCGGCACATCTCGGCCGGCTTCACCTCCCTGGTGTTTAATTGCAGGGTGGCAATTACCCGGGATTAGAGGGGAGGAAGTGAAGGATAGAAGCCAACCCCGTGGAATGCGGCACCGCCTCTTGCGTTGCGACACGGCTGGCTACAGGCCGGGCCTGGCGTCTCTGCGCTGGCCGCACCCCATGCCCTTAATCCTGCTGACTGTGCCGAAGCCAACCCATGGGCCCATCTAGCTTGGTATCaggcctcctccttcccaccctttcccctggtgcaagccagcagccagcaccccaAGATCCAAGCATTCCAGCCCCGTGGCACGCACGGCCCATGTCGCCTTTTGCCAGGCTGGCCTGGGCAGCAGCTCGTTAAGAATTACAGCTGTCCCTCATTAGCCAATTAAGCATCCCAGCTGCAGAGTTCCCCCTGAGGCATGGAGTTCTGCTGCTTGGTTGCACCTGGAACCGGGGGACGAGTGCTTGGGAAGAGGGTGCCCACCTTCCCTTCCGTGCCTGGCTTCACCGCGCTCACAGCAGGCAGGGCTGTTCACCTCGCACGGCTCAGCCCTGGTGCGGGCAGGTCAGGCATTGGCAGAGGGCACCAGGGAGACACCAGCAGGGTAACTTTCTCCCCTCACTCATTCTGCAGCATGCCAGGacaggagagcagcaggaccctgggttctctgcctggctAGGGGAGTGGGGTTTAGTGGATAGAGCAGcgggctggaagccaggactcctcGGATCTCTCTCCAactctgggagaggagaaggagagggaggttGGTGGGCTCTCTTCCCAGCTTGGCTAAAGATTCCCCTGTGAGTAAATTTGTGCTTCACTCTAggactcagttttcccatctgtgaaatgggaagaACAATTTTGCTTGCGCTGCCTGCTGCTTTCAGCAGGGACCTTCTCTCCCTGTGTGTCTGCACCAAAAAGTTTGTGCTAGTTGCTTTGTTTGTTTAGGAGAGAGGCTTAAAATATGCATGGGGGGTGGGTTATGTGTCTGCAGAAGGGGAGACAAAGCTGCATGCGGGACAAGGCTGCTGGGGAAGAGCCGCACACAGATGGCTTTCCCGgcgctgcgaccagctctggggcGGAGCATTTGCATGAAACCCGATCCGGACTGAAATCTGCCGAAGATACGGCGTAGGGAGAAGTTGCACAGACAAGAGTGGACTTGAAACTCCATGGAAAATCAGCTTGAGAATAACCCCCTGTGATTTCTCGCGAACACGCAACAAGCCCCCCCACAGCATGTATGAGACTGACACCGGCCTCGGGCCGGGGTCACAACTGAACCCGTTTCCGTGGCAACATACAAATtctagaccttttttttttttttgcatgactgGACCCAAAATCTGGCTGCATGTTTGCACCCCCCCATTTTGAGGTTTGCCCCGCTGGGGGCAGTTTTGAAGGCAGCCACATTTCAAAGGCTGGACCCGGAGTGGAGCATGTGGGGATAAATCCTTCCCCACCAAACCTCTGTGGGTTTTGCACTCTTCAACCGGACCCCTTTGCACCTGCAATTTCTGTGCCGTTCGCCCCCAAAACGTTTGCCCCCAAAGTCAGCAGGGAGTTTTGCAGACACATTACAgcttcccctcctctgcccatTTCTTGGACCAACTCCCCCGTCTCTCCCCTAAAGTTTGTGAGCCTAACTTTAATACTTCTGGGCAGACGGTTGCCTTTTCTCCTCCACCAAAAATATCGGTCAGTGTCAAATTTAACCCTTTTCCTACAGATGTTCCTTCTCTCTTCATCTGCCTGGAGTTTGTCATTTTGAAAAGCCAGATCTTGGCTCACAAACACGGGAGGAAaacacatcctaaactcagagCTCCAGTCATCCGAAGaggtaggctgtgcccacaaaagctcatggccCCATCTCCGAGTTGggtgagtctataaagtgctagcaaaccatttgttgtttttttctgtaacagaccaACTCGGCGACCCCCTGAAGCTTCGAAACACAGCAGGGGTTTAAAGCCCACGGTTTCCACAATGAGGCCCAGGAGTGGGCAGGTTTTTCCGCCCTGCATGTTAACCGCTCCGTTGACCGGCCAGGGAGTCATTCCTGACCCAGAGCTGGGGGAACCGATCCGGCGGGCCCGTGTCACCCTTAGCCGAGGGAGTACCCTAGCTTAGACGCCCTCCACCAGCAACCACAATCCACACGGAGCTGGGAATACAATGCACACATCCTACCCATGATTCCTTATGGCTCgaattcccagccctgctgctctaaccactacaccccactccccttccagtgCGGCAGAGAGCcctgcttctcccttcccccgcacCCTTGCGGGAGGCGACTCGCTCCCGCGGCTGGAGTCTTACCGAGCAGCAACGTGAGCAGGAGCAGGGACCCAGTTCTCAGCCCGCTGGCCTTGGTTCCTCGCCGCTCCTCCATGCTGCTCCTTCGTCGCTAGCCCGGAAGGGGATCCCCAGGCCCGCAGAGAGAAGCAGCCAGGCCGCCGGGCggtgcacagagccagggcagggtgtGCACCCCGCACGGCTATATAGCCATCCAGTTAGGCTGCTGAGAATGTTGACCGACAGGTTCGGCAGAGGTTGGCACATGcctctcctgcttcccctgtTGCCACTCGCCAGCTGGGCCCGCGGTTCCCCTCGCTCTGCGGCCCCCCCGGGTACCGTCCGTGGCCATGGTGGGCGCCCCATGCCAGCcgggtttggggagggagggcttgGAGGCACGGCTGTGGCCGTACCCGGCCCGCGGGTACCGGATTAGGACATGGAGCCGCACAGAGGTGCTGCGGGACTGCATGCGGCACTCCGGGAAGCGTACAAGTACGTTCTCtcgaagacttacctggcattgccggGGGCACGGGGCCACTCTGCCCTCCGGCTCCTCCCTGcggccagagcagggcagggggcgctgctggtgctccccagggcagcaggggccgcGGGACGGCAAGCCGCTgttccccggggcagtggggagtgatGGGGGCCATGCAATGGCCGGCTGCTGCTCcccgggggcagtggggagtgacgGGGGCCATGTGTCTGCCAGCAACTGTTCCCAGAGGTAGTCGGGTGTAACGGGGGCCATGTGTCCGCCAGTGACTGTTCCCGGGGATAGTTGAGAGTGACGGGGGCCGTGTGTCTGCCAGCGACTGCTCCCGGGAGTAGTCAGGAGTGACGGGGGCTGTGTGTCTGCCAGCGACTTCTCCCCAGGGGTAATTGGGAGTGACGGGGGCTGTGTGTCCGCCAGCGACTGTTCCCGGGAGTAGTCGGGAGTGACGGAGGCCGTGTGTCCACCAGCGACTGTTCCCGGGAGTAGTCGGGAGTGACGGGGGCCGTGTGTCCGCCAGCGACTGTTCCCGGGAGTAGTCGGGAGTGACGGAGGCCGTGTGTCTGCCAGCGACTGCTCCCCAGGGGTAATTGGGAGTGACGGGGGCCGTGTGTCCGCCAGCGACTGTTCCCGGGAGTAGTCGGGAGTGACGGGGGCCTTGTGTCCACCAGCGACTGCtcccaggggcagtggggagtgacgGGGGCCGTGTGTCCACCAGCGATTGCTccccggggcagtggggagtgacgGGGGCCGTGTGTCCACCAGCGATTGCTccccggggcagtggggagtgacgGGGGCCGTCTGTCCGCCAGCGACTGCtcccaggggcagtggggagtgacgGGGGCCGTCTGTCCGCCAGCGACTGCtcccaggggcagtggggagtgacgGGGGCCGTCTGTCCGCCAGCGACTGTTCCCGGGAGTAGTCGGGAGTGACGGGGGCCATGTGTCCACCAGCGATTGCTccccggggcagtggggagtgacaGGGGCCGTGTGTCCACCAGCGATTGCTccccggggcagtggggagtgacgGGGGCCATGTGTCCACCAGCgattgctccccagggcagtggggagtgacGGGGGCCATGTGTCCACCAGCGATTGCTccccggggcagtggggagtgacgGGGGCCATGTGTCCACCAGCGATTGCtcccaggggcagtggggagtgacgGGGGCCGTGTGTCCACCAGCGATtgctccctggggcagtggggagtgacgGGGGCCGTGTGCCCACCAGCGATTGCtcccaggggcagtggggagtgacgGGGGCCGTGTGTCCTCCAGCGACtgctccctggggcagtggggagtgacgGGGGCCATGTGTCCACCAGCGACTGCTccccggggcagtggggagtgacgGGGGCCGTGTGTCCTCCAGCGACTGCTCCCAGGGGTAGTGGGGAGTGACGGGGGCCATGTGTCCACCAGCGACtgctccctggggcagtggggagtgacgGGGGCCATGTGTCCACCAGCGACTgttccctggggcagtggggagtgacgGGGGCCATGTGTCCACCAGCGATTGCtcccaggggcagtggggagtgacgGGGGCCATGTGTCCACCAGCGACTgttccctggggcagtggggagtgacgGGGGCCATGTGTCCACCAGCGATTGCTccccggggcagtggggagtgacgGGGGCCGTGTGTCCACCAGCGATTGCTccccggggcagtggggagtgacgGGGGCCATGTGTCCACCAGCGACTgttccctggggcagtggggagtgacgGGGGCCATGTGTCCACCAGCGATTGCTccccggggcagtggggagtgacgGGGGCCGTGTGTCCACCAGCGATtgctccctggggcagtggggagtgacgGGGGCCGTGTGTCCTCCAGCGATtgctccctggggcagtggggagtgacgGGGGCCATGTGTCCACCAGCGATtgctccctggggcagtggggagtgacgGGGGCCATGTGTCCACCAGCGATTGCTccccggggcagtggggagtgacgGGGGCCATGTGTCCACCAGCGACTgttccctggggcagtggggagtgacgGGGGCCATGTGTCCACCAGCGACTgttccctggggcagtggggagtgacgGGGGCCATGTGTCCACCAGCGACTgttccctggggcagtggggagtgacgGGGGCCATGTGTCCACCAGCGATTGCTccccggggcagtggggagtgacgGGGGCCGTGTGTCCACCAGCGATTGCTccccggggcagtggggagtgacgGGGGCCATGTGTCCACCAGCGACTgttccctggggcagtggggagtgacgGGGGCCATGTGTCCACCAGCGATTGCTccccggggcagtggggagtgacgGGGGCCGTGTGTCCACCAGCGATtgctccctggggcagtggggagtgacgGGGGCCGTGTGTCCTCCAGCGATtgctccctggggcagtggggagtgacgGGGGCCATGTGTCCACCAGCGATTGCTccccggggcagtggggagtgacgGGGGCCATGTGTCCACCAGCGACTgttccctggggcagtggggagtgacgGGGGCCATGTGTCCACCAGtgactgctccctggggcagtggggagtgacgGGGGCCATGTGTCCACCAGCGATTGCtcccaggggcagtggggagtgacgGGGGCCGTGTGTCCTCCAGCGATTGCTccccggggcagtggggagtgatGGGGGCCGTGTGTCCACCAGCGACTgttccctggggcagtggggagtgacgGGGGCCGTGTGTCCACCAGCGACTgttccctggggcagtggggagtgacgGGGGCCGTGTGTCCACCAGTGATTGCtcccaggggcagtggggagtgacgGGGGCCATGTGTCCACCAGCGATTGCTccccggggcagtggggagtgatGGGGGCCGTGTGTCCACCAGCGACTgttccctggggcagtggggagtgacgGGGGCCATGTGTCCACCAGCGACtgctccctggggcagtggggagtgatGGGGGCCGTGTGTCCACCAGCGACTGCTccccggggcagtggggagtgacgGGGGCCATGTGTCCACCAGTGACTGCTccccggggcagtggggagtgatGGGGGCCGTCTGTCCGCCAGCGACTGTtcccaggggcagtggggagtgatGGGGGCCGTGTGTCCACCAGCGACTGCtcccaggggcagtggggagtgacgGGGGCTGTGTGTCCGCCAGCGACTGTTCCCAGGGGCGCTTGtagcccccttgtggtcattcacGACTTGCACTGTCCCTGCGCTCATACCCCTTCCCTTTTCATTGGCGgtgaagcaattccattccaggcatgGCCCGTTGTCCGGGAGCCCCCCCGCCCGTGCTGGCAGCTGGGATCCCAGGGAGCGGCTGAGCGGAAGTCGTCGCGCTCACTGTTCGGGAGGCACCGGACGCCTGCACGCCTGTAGAGCACA encodes the following:
- the LOC142829302 gene encoding serine protease 27-like; protein product: MEERRGTKASGLRTGSLLLLTLLLGAQQSQGTQVCGRRHVSLTRIVEGNDTKEGEFPWQASVQWKGVHMCGASLINQEWLITAAHCFYQLRNLTQYRVVLGILQLQNPGPHSRACPVQRIIPNPNYAGQTTSGDIALIQLATPVNFSDYILPICLPDTSIRFPPGKECWVTGWGNLRPWVDLPSPQTLQKLQVPIIDTKTCKSLYRTNGVNRPPYRDIQDDMICAGYAEGLRDACNGDSGGPMMCIVGDVWVLAGVVSWGEGCAIKNRPGVYSRLTSYQNWIQEYVPNIEFIKESKGRKSRDVANIIGQKHPDEVWASHAASAAVSTLVLLACLLYLI